One region of Verrucomicrobiia bacterium genomic DNA includes:
- a CDS encoding tetratricopeptide repeat protein: protein MRKTPVTRHKPPPTAPAAPVRRRRPWLRWVIFALPWLLLLAVELGLRVGGYGYPTAFFLRTQTEEGRVWETNPRFGWRYFPPAVARTPQPMRIAAPKPPGTLRLVVLGESAAMGDPEPAYGLPRVLEVMLQECRPTQKVEVINAAATAINSHVIRDIARDALPLQADAWLLFMGNNEVVGPFGAGTVFGRRAPGLALIRASLAAKKFKLGQALDDCRRALAGGEPPTWEGMELFLEHRVPADAPQLERVYAHFEQNLRDILATARRARIPVYLCTIPVNLRDCAPLAAVHRPALPPETAARFDRLLREAAAAMHQQHPADALEKLEEALSLSPHHAGALFLRGHCRRALGQEAPARADWAAALQEDALRFRADARINQIIRRVAAEFHDAGVVLVDAEAQLAQASPHQTPGREFFWEHVHLNFAGNYAVAAAVAAALGQAASLPSTNLVAARLALTDFDQHQVTEQVLRRLEQPPFTGQWDNAAQRLQLKAQLDQWRPRLTPAALREQAAVHDAALARRPGDWVLYARRAELWEAAGELQRAQQDWEQVRKLMPAHVEALYRLGNLADKQGLPDLAEQHFRAALRLRPLSAEAWNGLGLSLMAQQRWSEAEAAFQQALRWRPRFVAAAANWALTLQRAQRMEEALERFYAALQLDPLHAATHVNLGKCLKEMGRPQTALVHYRRAVELNPDDAIARFNLANTLAELRQTEEALAHYAALLEAAPDFLEARLNYGLELARAGRETEAFEQLQTAARQAPQSYEARLNFGVALARRRQYVEAREEFAAAAALRPKEPAPWVNLGMVLLRLNMRQAAREAFEAALLADPQNAAARQQLELLQNRP from the coding sequence ATGCGCAAAACCCCGGTGACCCGGCACAAGCCGCCCCCCACGGCCCCAGCCGCGCCTGTGCGGCGGCGGCGGCCGTGGCTGCGGTGGGTGATCTTCGCCCTGCCCTGGTTGCTGCTGCTGGCCGTGGAGCTGGGGTTGCGCGTGGGCGGTTATGGCTATCCCACCGCGTTCTTCCTGAGGACCCAAACGGAGGAGGGCCGCGTATGGGAGACCAATCCCCGGTTTGGCTGGCGCTATTTCCCGCCCGCTGTCGCCCGCACGCCCCAGCCGATGCGGATCGCCGCCCCCAAACCGCCCGGCACCCTCCGCCTGGTGGTGCTGGGAGAGTCCGCCGCCATGGGCGATCCCGAGCCGGCCTATGGCCTGCCGCGGGTCCTGGAGGTGATGTTGCAGGAGTGCCGGCCCACCCAGAAGGTGGAGGTCATCAATGCCGCCGCCACGGCCATCAATTCGCACGTCATCCGGGACATCGCGCGGGATGCCCTGCCGCTGCAGGCCGATGCCTGGCTGCTGTTCATGGGCAACAATGAAGTGGTGGGGCCTTTCGGCGCCGGCACCGTCTTTGGCCGCCGCGCCCCCGGCCTCGCCCTGATTCGCGCCTCCCTGGCCGCCAAAAAATTCAAGCTCGGCCAGGCGCTGGACGATTGCCGCCGCGCCCTGGCGGGCGGCGAGCCGCCCACCTGGGAGGGCATGGAATTATTCCTGGAGCACCGCGTCCCCGCCGATGCGCCCCAGCTTGAGCGAGTGTACGCCCATTTCGAGCAAAACCTGCGGGACATCCTGGCCACGGCCCGGCGCGCCCGCATCCCGGTCTATTTATGCACCATTCCTGTCAACCTGCGCGATTGTGCCCCGCTGGCCGCCGTCCATCGCCCCGCCCTGCCCCCGGAGACTGCGGCGCGGTTTGACCGCCTGCTGCGCGAGGCCGCCGCGGCGATGCACCAGCAGCATCCCGCCGACGCCCTGGAGAAACTGGAGGAAGCCTTGAGCCTCAGCCCGCATCACGCGGGGGCGCTCTTCCTGCGCGGCCATTGCCGAAGGGCGCTGGGCCAGGAGGCGCCCGCCCGGGCCGACTGGGCCGCCGCGCTGCAGGAGGATGCCCTGCGCTTCCGCGCCGATGCCCGGATCAACCAGATCATTCGCCGCGTGGCCGCCGAATTTCACGACGCCGGCGTCGTCCTGGTGGATGCGGAGGCGCAACTGGCCCAGGCCAGCCCGCACCAGACCCCCGGCCGTGAGTTCTTTTGGGAGCATGTGCACCTCAATTTCGCAGGCAATTATGCCGTCGCCGCCGCCGTGGCCGCGGCCCTGGGCCAGGCCGCGTCCCTGCCTTCCACCAACCTGGTGGCGGCCCGCCTGGCCCTGACGGACTTTGACCAGCACCAGGTCACCGAGCAGGTCCTGCGCCGGCTGGAGCAGCCCCCCTTCACCGGGCAATGGGACAACGCCGCGCAACGCCTGCAGCTCAAGGCGCAGTTGGACCAGTGGCGCCCCCGCCTCACGCCCGCCGCCCTGCGCGAGCAGGCTGCCGTGCACGACGCCGCCCTCGCCCGCCGGCCCGGCGATTGGGTCCTGTACGCCCGGCGGGCCGAACTCTGGGAGGCCGCCGGCGAGCTGCAGCGCGCGCAACAGGATTGGGAGCAGGTCCGCAAACTCATGCCCGCCCACGTCGAGGCCCTCTACCGGCTGGGCAATCTGGCCGACAAACAGGGACTCCCCGACCTGGCGGAGCAGCACTTCCGCGCCGCCCTCCGCCTGCGCCCGCTCTCGGCCGAGGCCTGGAACGGCCTGGGCCTGAGCCTCATGGCCCAACAACGCTGGAGCGAGGCCGAAGCCGCCTTCCAACAGGCCCTGCGCTGGCGCCCCCGCTTTGTGGCCGCCGCCGCCAACTGGGCCTTGACGTTGCAACGCGCCCAGCGGATGGAGGAGGCCCTCGAACGCTTTTATGCCGCCCTGCAACTGGACCCCCTTCACGCCGCCACCCATGTCAACCTGGGCAAGTGCCTCAAGGAAATGGGCCGTCCCCAAACCGCCCTCGTCCATTACCGCCGCGCCGTCGAGCTGAACCCCGACGATGCCATTGCCCGCTTCAACCTCGCCAACACCCTGGCCGAGCTTCGCCAGACCGAGGAAGCCCTGGCGCACTATGCCGCTTTGCTCGAGGCCGCGCCCGACTTTCTGGAAGCCCGCCTCAACTACGGCCTCGAGCTGGCCCGCGCCGGCCGGGAAACCGAGGCCTTCGAGCAGCTTCAAACGGCCGCCCGCCAGGCGCCGCAAAGCTACGAGGCGCGGCTCAATTTCGGTGTGGCCCTGGCCCGCCGCCGCCAATACGTGGAAGCCCGTGAGGAATTCGCCGCCGCGGCCGCCCTGCGCCCCAAAGAGCCGGCGCCGTGGGTCAATCTGGGGATGGTGCTCCTCCGCCTGAATATGCGCCAGGCCGCCCGCGAGGCGTTTGAGGCGGCCCTGCTCGCCGATCCGCAGAACGCCGCCGCCCGCCAGCAACTCGAGCTGTTACAAAACCGGCCCTAA
- a CDS encoding SIS domain-containing protein: MKDWIINYLRAQQAALAAIPPDAVAGLIELLREAWAADRQIFAFGNGGSAANCSHFATDLGKGASDKLGRRFRVMSLTDNVSWLTALGNDYAYEEVFVRQLQNYARPGDVVIGVSVSGSSPNCVKALAWAREHGCRTVALVGAKRGPMAGLAEQVIVIPDTHYGRVEDAQMGILHMLCYAFMELPPAAAAPPAGGA, translated from the coding sequence ATGAAAGATTGGATTATCAACTATTTACGCGCGCAGCAGGCGGCGCTGGCGGCGATTCCGCCGGACGCCGTGGCGGGGCTGATCGAGCTTCTGCGCGAAGCGTGGGCCGCAGACCGGCAAATTTTCGCCTTTGGGAATGGCGGCAGCGCGGCAAATTGTTCTCACTTCGCCACGGACTTGGGCAAGGGGGCCTCGGACAAGCTGGGCCGGCGGTTTCGGGTGATGTCGTTGACGGACAATGTAAGCTGGCTGACCGCCCTGGGTAACGATTATGCCTACGAGGAGGTATTTGTCCGCCAACTGCAAAATTATGCGCGGCCGGGGGATGTGGTGATTGGGGTGAGCGTGAGCGGCAGCTCGCCCAACTGCGTGAAGGCCCTGGCGTGGGCCCGGGAGCATGGTTGTCGCACCGTGGCGCTGGTGGGGGCCAAACGCGGCCCCATGGCCGGACTGGCCGAGCAGGTCATCGTCATCCCGGACACCCATTACGGGCGGGTGGAGGACGCGCAGATGGGGATTCTGCACATGCTGTGCTACGCCTTTATGGAGCTTCCCCCGGCGGCGGCGGCTCCGCCTGCAGGGGGAGCCTGA
- a CDS encoding isoprenylcysteine carboxylmethyltransferase family protein — protein sequence MAQSKALAFSWPWAVRRFRIATTRLAAAALLAVAAVSQHAWPEDGWLDFVLEISGMVLVLAALVGRSWCTLYIAGRKDRVLVTEGPYALCRNPLYFFSALGAVGVAAATETFTFVGLTAALFALYYPWVIREEEKKLLALHGERFAAYRRAVPAFFPRWQAIRDYRESNELVVNPRLFRKHLFSVVWFVVAYLVVHSLELLHEKQVLPVFFHLY from the coding sequence ATGGCGCAAAGCAAAGCGTTGGCTTTTTCCTGGCCGTGGGCGGTCCGGCGCTTTCGCATCGCCACCACGCGCCTGGCCGCGGCGGCGCTGCTGGCCGTGGCCGCCGTCTCCCAGCACGCCTGGCCCGAAGATGGGTGGCTGGATTTTGTGCTCGAGATCAGCGGCATGGTGCTGGTGCTGGCCGCCCTCGTCGGCCGCTCCTGGTGCACCCTCTACATCGCCGGTCGCAAGGACCGCGTCCTCGTCACCGAAGGCCCCTACGCCCTCTGCCGCAACCCGCTTTATTTCTTCAGCGCCCTGGGCGCCGTGGGCGTGGCCGCCGCCACCGAAACCTTCACCTTCGTGGGCCTCACGGCCGCGCTGTTTGCGCTGTATTACCCCTGGGTCATCCGCGAGGAGGAAAAGAAGCTCCTCGCCCTGCACGGGGAGCGCTTTGCGGCATACCGCCGCGCTGTGCCCGCCTTCTTCCCGCGCTGGCAGGCCATCCGCGATTACCGGGAAAGCAATGAATTGGTGGTCAACCCGCGGCTCTTCCGCAAACATCTCTTCAGCGTGGTCTGGTTTGTCGTGGCCTACCTCGTGGTTCATTCCCTGGAATTGCTGCACGAAAAACAGGTGCTGCCAGTCTTCTTCCACTTGTACTAG
- a CDS encoding radical SAM protein: MSGSHSMDGHGPVATVSEAQGRGHASLERVLPPMASAYDFLRNQYVYIIVSARARGLSVGVNLNPERRCNFDCLYCEVPRPLPGGNVPVDVEVMAREVEQTLEYVQSERLRQHPVLGTLPREFVQFRHVSLSGLGEPTLCPNFVDVVQTLAHLRVLGRRPYFHLVLVTNGSQLDQPNVQSGLKYFMASDEIWIKLDAGTPEYFLQINRTPVAYDKILHNILLIGRQRPVVIQSLFVAVDGEEPPARQIEQYAQRLKELKQAGAQIALVQIYSATRPTHQPACSHLPLKSLSRIAQIVRCATELPVEVF; encoded by the coding sequence ATGAGCGGGAGTCATTCCATGGACGGGCACGGGCCGGTAGCGACTGTCTCTGAGGCCCAGGGACGGGGGCACGCGAGCTTGGAGCGGGTGCTGCCGCCGATGGCCAGCGCGTATGATTTTTTGCGCAATCAGTATGTGTACATCATCGTGTCGGCGCGGGCGCGGGGGTTGTCGGTGGGGGTGAATCTGAATCCGGAGCGGCGCTGTAATTTTGACTGTCTTTACTGCGAGGTGCCGCGTCCCCTGCCGGGCGGCAATGTGCCGGTGGACGTGGAGGTGATGGCGCGGGAGGTGGAGCAGACGCTGGAGTATGTGCAATCGGAGCGGCTGCGCCAGCATCCGGTGCTGGGGACGCTGCCGCGGGAGTTTGTGCAATTCCGGCATGTCTCGCTGAGCGGGTTGGGGGAGCCGACGCTGTGTCCGAATTTTGTGGACGTGGTGCAGACGCTGGCACATCTGCGGGTGCTGGGGCGGCGGCCGTATTTTCATCTGGTGCTGGTGACCAATGGGAGCCAGTTGGATCAGCCGAATGTGCAGTCCGGGCTGAAGTACTTCATGGCCAGCGATGAGATCTGGATCAAACTGGATGCGGGCACGCCGGAATATTTTTTGCAGATCAACCGCACGCCGGTGGCCTACGACAAGATTTTGCACAACATCCTGCTGATTGGGCGCCAGCGGCCGGTGGTGATTCAAAGTTTGTTTGTGGCGGTGGACGGGGAGGAGCCGCCGGCCCGGCAGATCGAGCAGTACGCCCAGCGCCTGAAGGAATTGAAACAGGCCGGCGCCCAAATTGCCCTGGTGCAAATCTATTCGGCCACGCGGCCCACGCATCAGCCGGCGTGCAGTCATCTGCCGCTCAAATCCCTCAGCCGCATTGCCCAGATTGTGCGCTGCGCCACCGAGCTGCCGGTGGAGGTGTTTTGA
- a CDS encoding discoidin domain-containing protein — MSPHSMISRCIPASLWVLAAFWLSGHLAASAIERLNLAGTWRFELDRQDQGTNAGWHRRTLQQKLRLPGSLQEQGFGDPVTVDTRWTGDIVDRSWFHDPRYAPYRQPGHIKVPFWLQPERHYVGVAWYQRDIEIPPAWAGKRVVLHLERAHWETTVWVDDRRIGSCNSLGTPHEYDLGTALTPGKHRLTVRVDNRVHIQVGVNAHSVSDHTQGNWNGIVGALELRATAPVWVDDVQVYPDVARRCVTIKTRLGNLTGRPGSGLLTFAAQSYNSPRSHRPPPQTVPVSWTPEGAVVECEYPLGPEALLWDEFAPALYRLTATLETAAAPRAAADSRTVSFGLREVRRQGTQIALNGRKLFLRGTLECNIFPLTGYPPTDVEAWKRIIRICQAHGLNHIRFHSHTPPAAAFQAADELGFLYYVEAGSWANQGSSVGDGRNVDAWLHEEAARIFRALGNHPSFIMFSYGNEPAGKNQQRWLGEFIRYCKSLDSRRLYTSGAGWPMIPENDFHVVPEPRIHAWGGGLNSRINARPPETVTDYRDFIARASAPVVSHEIGQWCVFPNFAEMSKYKGWLKPKNFEIFRDFLVQNGLGDKARAFLLASGKLQALCYKEEIESALRTPGMAGFELLDLHDFPGQGTALVGVLDPFWESKGYITAAEYRRFSGPVVPIARLPKRIFTTADTLQAQLELAWFAPQDLPQGVLRWTLRHNRRALATGKLFTGPLPTGICSPVGTIQVPLQGMPAPAKLNLELAVEGTPYANDWDLWVYPAQVNTAPPPDIHWATELDAATLAVLERGGKVLFNPPPQTIRGDALGRVQIGFSSIFWNTAWTRRQAPHTLGIYCDPKHPALAQFPTEYHSNWQWWELVSRAHPFILTGTPPEFRPVVHAIDDWFTSRKLGLIIEAQVGRGRLLACAMDLSTDLAQRPVARQLRRSLLDYMAGPHFKPAHRWTPAQVQALLAPPSLMQKLGARVLRASSEHPDHPARHVVDDDPNTLWHTPWGEGAPGFPHSLVLEFKQPASLRGVTLTPRQDNNKNGWIREFALYVSADGQQWGLPILRAELPASASPKELQFPQTAHGRFLKLEILSGFDRQPFASLAELTVW; from the coding sequence ATGTCACCACACTCCATGATCTCTCGCTGCATCCCCGCCAGCCTGTGGGTGCTGGCGGCCTTCTGGCTGAGCGGCCACCTCGCCGCCAGCGCCATCGAGCGCCTCAATTTGGCGGGCACCTGGCGGTTTGAACTGGACCGGCAGGACCAGGGCACCAACGCAGGCTGGCACCGCCGCACGCTGCAACAGAAACTGCGCCTGCCCGGCTCCCTGCAGGAGCAGGGTTTTGGCGATCCGGTCACGGTGGACACCCGCTGGACGGGCGACATCGTGGACCGCTCCTGGTTTCATGATCCCCGCTATGCCCCCTACCGCCAGCCGGGCCACATCAAGGTGCCCTTCTGGCTCCAACCGGAGCGGCATTACGTGGGCGTGGCCTGGTATCAGCGCGACATCGAAATCCCGCCCGCCTGGGCCGGCAAGCGCGTCGTCCTGCATCTGGAACGCGCCCACTGGGAAACCACCGTTTGGGTGGATGACCGCCGCATCGGCTCCTGCAACAGCCTGGGCACGCCCCACGAGTACGACCTGGGCACGGCCCTCACCCCGGGCAAACACCGCCTGACGGTGCGGGTGGACAACCGCGTCCACATCCAGGTGGGCGTCAACGCCCACAGTGTTTCCGATCACACCCAGGGCAATTGGAACGGCATCGTGGGCGCCCTGGAATTGCGCGCCACTGCGCCGGTCTGGGTGGATGACGTGCAGGTCTATCCCGATGTCGCCCGGCGCTGTGTCACCATCAAAACCCGCCTGGGCAACCTCACCGGCCGCCCCGGCAGCGGCCTGCTCACTTTCGCGGCCCAAAGCTACAACAGCCCCCGCTCCCACCGCCCGCCCCCGCAAACCGTGCCCGTTTCCTGGACGCCGGAAGGGGCCGTGGTGGAGTGCGAATACCCGCTGGGCCCGGAGGCGCTGTTGTGGGATGAGTTTGCGCCCGCCCTCTACCGGCTCACCGCCACTCTGGAAACCGCGGCGGCGCCGCGCGCGGCGGCCGACAGCCGCACCGTTTCCTTTGGCCTGCGCGAAGTGCGGCGCCAGGGCACGCAAATCGCCCTCAACGGCCGCAAACTGTTTCTGCGCGGCACGCTCGAGTGCAACATCTTTCCCCTGACCGGCTATCCCCCCACGGACGTGGAGGCCTGGAAACGCATCATTCGCATCTGCCAGGCGCACGGCTTGAATCACATCCGCTTTCATTCCCACACCCCGCCGGCGGCGGCCTTTCAGGCGGCGGATGAGCTGGGCTTCTTGTACTACGTGGAGGCCGGCTCCTGGGCCAACCAGGGCAGCAGCGTGGGCGATGGCCGCAACGTGGACGCCTGGCTGCATGAGGAGGCGGCCCGCATCTTTCGCGCCCTGGGCAATCATCCCTCGTTCATCATGTTCTCCTACGGCAACGAACCGGCCGGTAAAAATCAACAACGCTGGCTGGGCGAGTTCATCCGTTATTGCAAAAGCCTGGACTCGCGCCGCTTGTACACCAGCGGCGCCGGCTGGCCCATGATCCCGGAAAATGATTTTCATGTGGTGCCCGAGCCGCGCATTCACGCCTGGGGCGGCGGCCTCAACTCGCGCATCAACGCCCGCCCGCCGGAAACGGTCACCGATTACCGCGATTTCATCGCCCGCGCCTCGGCGCCGGTTGTCAGCCATGAGATCGGGCAGTGGTGTGTGTTTCCCAACTTTGCGGAGATGTCCAAATACAAGGGCTGGCTGAAGCCCAAAAACTTCGAGATTTTCCGCGATTTCCTCGTCCAGAACGGCCTGGGCGACAAGGCCCGCGCCTTCCTGCTCGCCTCCGGCAAGCTGCAGGCGCTCTGTTACAAGGAGGAGATTGAGTCGGCCCTGCGCACGCCCGGCATGGCGGGATTTGAGCTGCTGGATTTGCATGATTTCCCCGGCCAGGGCACCGCCCTGGTGGGCGTGCTGGACCCGTTCTGGGAAAGCAAGGGTTACATCACCGCCGCCGAGTATCGCCGGTTCTCCGGCCCGGTGGTGCCCATCGCCCGGCTGCCCAAACGCATTTTCACCACCGCCGACACGCTTCAGGCGCAACTGGAACTGGCCTGGTTTGCGCCGCAGGATTTGCCCCAGGGCGTCCTGCGCTGGACGTTGCGCCACAACCGCCGCGCGCTGGCCACCGGCAAACTCTTCACCGGCCCCCTTCCCACCGGCATCTGCAGCCCGGTGGGCACGATCCAGGTGCCGCTCCAGGGAATGCCCGCCCCGGCCAAACTCAATCTTGAGCTGGCCGTGGAAGGCACCCCGTACGCCAACGACTGGGATCTCTGGGTGTACCCCGCCCAGGTCAACACCGCCCCGCCGCCGGACATTCACTGGGCCACCGAGCTGGACGCCGCCACCCTGGCCGTGCTGGAGCGCGGCGGCAAGGTGTTGTTCAACCCCCCGCCCCAGACCATCCGCGGCGACGCCCTCGGCCGGGTCCAGATTGGCTTTTCCAGCATCTTTTGGAATACGGCCTGGACACGCCGCCAGGCGCCCCACACCCTGGGCATTTATTGCGATCCCAAACATCCGGCCCTGGCCCAATTCCCCACCGAATACCATTCCAACTGGCAATGGTGGGAGCTGGTCTCGCGGGCGCATCCATTCATTTTGACGGGCACGCCGCCCGAGTTCCGCCCGGTGGTGCATGCCATTGACGACTGGTTCACCTCGCGCAAACTCGGGCTGATCATCGAAGCCCAGGTGGGCCGGGGCCGCCTGCTGGCCTGCGCCATGGATTTAAGCACGGATTTGGCGCAGCGCCCCGTGGCCCGCCAGCTCCGGCGCAGCCTGCTCGATTACATGGCCGGCCCCCATTTCAAGCCCGCGCACCGCTGGACGCCCGCGCAGGTGCAGGCGCTGCTGGCGCCGCCCTCCCTCATGCAAAAGCTCGGCGCCCGGGTGCTCCGGGCCAGCAGTGAACATCCGGACCATCCCGCCCGCCATGTGGTGGACGATGACCCCAACACGCTGTGGCATACCCCCTGGGGCGAGGGCGCGCCCGGTTTCCCCCATTCCCTGGTGCTCGAGTTCAAACAACCCGCCAGCCTGCGCGGCGTCACCCTCACCCCGCGCCAGGACAACAATAAAAACGGCTGGATCCGCGAATTCGCCCTTTACGTGAGCGCCGACGGCCAGCAATGGGGCCTGCCCATCCTGCGCGCCGAATTGCCCGCCTCGGCCAGCCCCAAGGAGCTGCAGTTTCCGCAGACGGCCCATGGCCGTTTTCTCAAACTCGAGATCCTGAGCGGTTTTGACCGGCAGCCGTTTGCCTCCCTGGCCGAACTTACCGTCTGGTAG
- the gnd gene encoding decarboxylating NADP(+)-dependent phosphogluconate dehydrogenase, whose translation MEPKADIAVIGLAVMGQNLILNMNDHGFTVVAYNRTVSKVDEFLAHEAKGTRVLGAHSIPEMVALLKRPRRGMLMVKAGKAVDEFIEQLLPHLEPGDILIDGGNSLYQDTMRRTAYVESKGLLYIGTGVSGGEEGARRGPSIMPGGSPAAWPHVKPIFQAIAAKVADGSPCCDWVGENGAGHFVKMTHNGIEYGDMQLICEAYHLMKDGLGMTADEMHEVFAEWNRGELDSYLIEITRDILAYKDTDGTPLVDKILDTAGQKGTGKWTVIASQEMGIPITLIAEAVYSRCISAMKEERVIAAQHFSGPKPRIAGDRATFIQDIRKALYASKIVSYTQGYMLLRAAAQEYKWNLNYGGIALMWRGGCIIRSVFLGKIKEAFDKNPALTNLLLDPFFKKEIKRCASSWRKVVATAVRKGIPVPAFSTALAFFDALRSERLPANLLQAQRDYFGAHTYERVDQPRGQFFHTNWTGRGGSTSASTYTV comes from the coding sequence ATGGAACCCAAAGCTGATATTGCCGTCATCGGTCTGGCCGTGATGGGCCAGAACCTGATTCTGAACATGAATGACCACGGCTTCACGGTCGTGGCCTACAACCGCACCGTGTCCAAGGTGGATGAATTTCTGGCCCACGAGGCGAAAGGCACGCGCGTGCTGGGCGCCCACAGCATTCCGGAGATGGTGGCGTTGTTGAAACGTCCGCGGCGGGGGATGCTGATGGTCAAGGCGGGCAAGGCGGTGGATGAATTCATCGAGCAGCTCCTGCCGCATTTGGAGCCGGGGGACATCCTCATTGACGGGGGCAATTCGCTTTATCAGGACACCATGCGCCGGACGGCGTACGTGGAATCCAAGGGCCTGCTCTACATCGGCACGGGCGTGTCGGGCGGCGAGGAGGGGGCGCGGCGCGGGCCGAGCATCATGCCGGGCGGCTCGCCGGCGGCGTGGCCGCACGTCAAACCGATCTTTCAGGCCATCGCGGCCAAAGTGGCCGATGGCTCGCCGTGCTGCGACTGGGTGGGCGAAAACGGCGCCGGCCATTTCGTGAAGATGACCCACAACGGGATCGAGTACGGCGACATGCAGCTCATTTGCGAGGCCTATCATCTGATGAAAGACGGCCTGGGCATGACGGCGGACGAAATGCATGAAGTCTTTGCCGAGTGGAACCGGGGCGAGCTGGATTCGTATCTGATTGAAATCACGCGGGACATCCTGGCCTACAAGGACACCGATGGCACGCCGCTGGTGGACAAGATCCTGGACACCGCCGGCCAGAAGGGCACGGGCAAGTGGACGGTGATCGCCTCGCAGGAGATGGGCATTCCCATCACCTTGATTGCCGAGGCGGTGTACTCGCGCTGCATCTCGGCCATGAAGGAGGAGCGGGTCATTGCCGCGCAGCATTTCTCCGGGCCCAAACCGCGCATTGCCGGCGATCGCGCCACGTTCATCCAGGACATTCGCAAGGCGCTGTATGCCTCGAAGATCGTCAGTTACACCCAGGGCTACATGCTGTTGCGCGCGGCGGCGCAGGAGTACAAGTGGAATCTCAACTACGGCGGCATCGCGCTGATGTGGCGCGGCGGCTGCATCATCCGCAGCGTGTTTCTGGGCAAGATCAAGGAGGCCTTTGACAAGAATCCGGCCCTGACCAACCTGCTGCTGGATCCGTTCTTCAAGAAGGAAATCAAGCGCTGCGCCTCGAGCTGGCGCAAGGTGGTGGCCACGGCCGTCCGCAAGGGGATCCCGGTCCCGGCCTTCAGCACGGCGCTGGCGTTCTTCGACGCGCTGCGCAGCGAGCGCCTGCCGGCCAACCTCCTGCAGGCCCAGCGCGACTACTTTGGCGCGCACACCTACGAGCGCGTGGATCAACCGCGCGGGCAGTTCTTCCACACCAACTGGACCGGCCGCGGCGGCAGCACCTCCGCGAGCACGTACACGGTGTAA
- a CDS encoding fasciclin domain-containing protein — MKTTRILPVAMLTVAFTLTPALRADNCSASQATSSPAASTAARDLVAVAAGADNFKTLVAAIKAAGLVETLQGKGPFTVFAPTDEAFAKLPPGTVENLLKPENRDKLIAVLKYHVVPGKVTAADVKTMEAKTAQGQPVQIKVTSDGVMVDNARVVKTDILADNGVIHVIDSVILPKS, encoded by the coding sequence ATGAAAACGACTCGCATCCTTCCTGTGGCCATGTTGACGGTGGCCTTCACCCTCACCCCGGCCCTGCGCGCCGATAATTGCTCGGCCTCCCAGGCCACCTCCTCCCCGGCAGCCTCCACCGCCGCCCGTGATTTGGTGGCGGTGGCGGCGGGGGCGGACAATTTCAAGACGCTGGTGGCCGCCATCAAGGCCGCTGGGCTGGTGGAAACGCTCCAGGGCAAAGGCCCCTTCACCGTGTTTGCGCCCACCGACGAGGCCTTTGCCAAGCTGCCCCCGGGCACGGTGGAAAACCTGCTGAAGCCGGAGAACCGTGACAAGCTCATCGCGGTGCTGAAATACCACGTGGTGCCCGGCAAGGTAACGGCCGCGGACGTTAAAACCATGGAGGCCAAAACCGCCCAGGGCCAGCCGGTGCAAATCAAAGTCACCAGCGACGGCGTCATGGTGGACAACGCCCGCGTGGTCAAGACCGACATCCTCGCGGACAACGGCGTCATTCACGTCATTGACTCGGTCATTCTGCCGAAGTCCTGA